A region of Sphingobium baderi DNA encodes the following proteins:
- a CDS encoding tetratricopeptide repeat protein — MRTVDFPPMRGRHPTAPVFFRSAKRSSARSTSKLISSFPAFRHLGKPIPTIRAAGIAARAILRQHKSRSQQIVGPAVVLSTHFPLFPTAVADIEGADDNGRSVIPSGAAWEKSGGAMSIYGRARSIGFGILLLVGLPLSAEAQTPYIPDVTEAREQEWRSLTASAQRAYEAGGSAEGVEQARKALSIAEELFGGDDPRTLISENDLALHLDALHHDAEAERLFRQIFEAYLRTRGEDDQNTQLALENIIDFYISRERIDIARSTAEYALDSFRRTTGKNSDRSKRMERIVERLTQIPAAKD; from the coding sequence GTGCGTACAGTCGACTTCCCGCCGATGCGGGGGCGGCATCCGACGGCACCCGTCTTTTTCAGATCGGCAAAGCGGTCATCCGCAAGATCGACCTCCAAGCTGATAAGTTCATTTCCAGCATTCCGACACCTTGGCAAGCCAATCCCCACCATCCGGGCAGCCGGGATCGCGGCGAGGGCGATCCTGCGCCAGCACAAGTCGCGCAGCCAACAAATCGTCGGACCAGCGGTCGTCCTTTCCACCCATTTCCCTTTATTCCCGACGGCTGTCGCGGATATTGAAGGCGCTGACGACAACGGGCGGTCGGTGATTCCGTCCGGGGCTGCATGGGAAAAGAGCGGAGGGGCTATGTCAATTTATGGCCGGGCAAGATCGATTGGTTTTGGGATATTGCTGCTCGTGGGGTTGCCGCTGTCCGCGGAAGCACAAACCCCGTATATCCCCGATGTCACGGAAGCGCGGGAACAGGAATGGAGATCCCTCACAGCATCCGCGCAAAGGGCCTATGAGGCGGGCGGCAGCGCCGAAGGCGTCGAGCAAGCGCGCAAAGCCTTGTCTATCGCGGAGGAATTATTTGGCGGGGATGATCCCCGCACCTTGATTTCGGAAAATGATCTGGCGTTGCATCTGGATGCGCTTCATCACGATGCGGAAGCGGAGCGATTATTCCGCCAGATATTCGAAGCCTATCTTCGAACACGTGGCGAAGATGACCAGAATACACAGCTGGCATTGGAAAATATCATCGATTTCTATATTTCGCGCGAGCGGATCGATATCGCGAGATCCACGGCGGAATATGCATTGGACAGCTTCCGCAGGACAACGGGAAAGAATAGCGATCGAAGCAAGCGAATGGAGCGCATCGTTGAAAGATTGACGCAGATCCCAGCAGCGAAGGATTAA
- a CDS encoding DUF2569 family protein has product MIELNMCGIVTGWVVVAALMCGIRIAFPATPLRHGAVATAAAFLPYLVVVGLPLVALAWGLRLFPRGALFDQPSIRLAQVGCWRRVDCLTARDMSHHGLFGLMASLLIGLLINVPIRTTEFLTAMPALGSHAPHWFTGIYMLMLADCAIISSLYLFAFAMALRMHPLFPRFLLLVWGVDLLAQIGIAKGAALMGAMPHDVQDAMVELLSGNLKKVLISAAIWLPYLLLSERVNLTFRHRLPA; this is encoded by the coding sequence ATGATCGAATTGAACATGTGCGGCATCGTGACCGGATGGGTTGTCGTCGCCGCCTTGATGTGCGGCATCCGCATCGCTTTCCCTGCGACGCCGCTGAGACACGGGGCGGTAGCCACGGCGGCTGCTTTCCTGCCATATCTGGTGGTCGTGGGATTGCCTCTGGTCGCATTGGCATGGGGGTTGCGGTTGTTTCCGCGCGGGGCGCTGTTCGACCAGCCCTCCATCCGGCTGGCTCAGGTCGGATGCTGGCGGCGCGTCGATTGCTTGACGGCGCGCGACATGTCGCATCATGGGTTGTTCGGCCTGATGGCGTCGCTGCTGATCGGGTTGCTCATCAATGTCCCGATCCGCACGACCGAGTTCCTGACCGCTATGCCCGCGCTGGGCAGCCATGCGCCGCATTGGTTCACGGGCATCTACATGCTGATGCTGGCCGATTGCGCCATCATCAGCAGCCTGTATCTGTTCGCTTTCGCCATGGCGCTGCGGATGCATCCCCTGTTCCCCCGCTTCCTGTTGCTGGTCTGGGGCGTGGACCTTCTGGCGCAGATCGGCATTGCCAAAGGGGCGGCGCTGATGGGGGCCATGCCCCATGATGTCCAGGATGCAATGGTCGAATTGCTATCCGGCAATCTCAAGAAAGTGCTCATCAGCGCGGCGATCTGGCTACCCTATCTGCTCTTGTCGGAGCGGGTGAACCTGACGTTCCGACACCGCCTGCCTGCCTGA
- a CDS encoding Flp family type IVb pilin, giving the protein MTIFKNLWKDEGGASAAEYALILAIVGTGIAVAAATLGGAISGAMTKATDCINEGAGQGTCPAAPVDPNA; this is encoded by the coding sequence ATGACGATCTTCAAGAATCTGTGGAAAGATGAGGGCGGCGCTTCGGCAGCGGAATATGCGCTGATCCTGGCGATTGTGGGCACGGGTATTGCTGTTGCTGCGGCAACACTGGGTGGAGCAATTTCTGGTGCAATGACGAAAGCGACGGATTGTATTAATGAGGGTGCGGGGCAGGGAACTTGTCCGGCTGCCCCCGTCGATCCGAACGCTTGA
- the cpaB gene encoding Flp pilus assembly protein CpaB, producing the protein MALGEQAVGQRRSLIILVFAILLGLAAVYIANTFLLKKEQQQAQVPEGMAKVIVARIALPYGTPITNENIRVVDWPRGALPAGTFHSPLQLTSAGKQRIVIRAIEANEPILPSKLSGEGGRASMAGLLRADMRATAVRVSDVAAAGGFVLPGDMVDVLVTRQEQNEAGGQSQQITDVLLQGVRVIAIDQNANDNTKDPTVGKTATLETSQVDSQKLALAQNVGQLTLVLRNVSDKPNDMVQTVGVEDLRDGAYVGGYRGVAPAYAGLPDGFMPSAPRYRPAARAVTAATPKLKSTATVEIVRGIKGSSYEVKRYGR; encoded by the coding sequence ATGGCTTTGGGGGAACAAGCCGTGGGGCAGCGCCGATCTTTAATCATTCTGGTCTTCGCAATTCTGCTGGGCCTTGCGGCGGTCTATATCGCTAACACCTTCCTCCTCAAGAAGGAGCAGCAGCAGGCGCAAGTGCCTGAAGGCATGGCGAAAGTCATCGTCGCGCGGATCGCGCTGCCTTATGGCACCCCCATCACCAATGAGAATATCCGCGTGGTCGACTGGCCGCGCGGCGCTTTGCCTGCGGGCACCTTCCATTCGCCGCTGCAACTGACCTCCGCGGGCAAGCAGCGCATCGTCATTCGCGCGATCGAGGCGAACGAACCCATATTGCCCAGCAAATTGTCCGGCGAGGGCGGTCGCGCTTCCATGGCGGGGCTGTTGCGCGCGGACATGCGCGCCACCGCCGTGCGCGTGAGCGACGTCGCGGCTGCGGGCGGCTTCGTGCTGCCGGGCGACATGGTCGACGTGCTGGTCACGCGGCAGGAACAGAATGAAGCGGGCGGCCAGTCGCAGCAGATCACCGACGTGCTGTTGCAGGGCGTGCGCGTGATCGCCATCGACCAGAACGCCAACGACAACACGAAGGACCCGACGGTCGGCAAAACGGCGACGCTGGAAACCAGCCAGGTGGATTCGCAGAAGCTCGCGCTGGCGCAGAATGTGGGCCAATTGACGCTGGTGCTGCGTAACGTGTCCGACAAGCCCAATGACATGGTGCAGACCGTGGGCGTGGAGGATCTGCGCGACGGTGCCTATGTCGGCGGTTATCGTGGGGTTGCGCCGGCCTATGCTGGGCTTCCCGACGGGTTCATGCCCAGCGCGCCGCGCTATCGGCCTGCCGCCCGTGCGGTTACGGCGGCGACGCCCAAGCTCAAGTCCACCGCGACGGTCGAAATCGTGCGGGGGATCAAGGGCAGTTCTTATGAGGTGAAGCGCTATGGTAGATAA
- a CDS encoding type II and III secretion system protein family protein, giving the protein MRLALGGAFALAMIGGVPVANAQAQLAAGVRSSDAMHAGQLDVPLNKSQVLTVDRPFAKALVGSDEIADILPMTNRSLYVLGKKVGTTSLTLYDSRNMLIAVVDVAVGPDVVTLKRQLGELMPGEPISARISNDAVVLTGTASSAATIGRATEIAKTYAGGEDKVVNMLTVGASQQVMLEVRFSEVNRGAAKQLGFNHSFLGNKTSGSIGNLAGQSILGTQDNGVPTIAVDGLKDVFGVGTVAYSIGSLNLFSALDVLERKGLVKTLAEPTLVALSGETASFLAGGEFPIPVIQGSNNGGGGGGGNNNGGGGITIEFKPFGVSLGFTPTVLSDGIINLVVEPEVSSIDPSASVTINGLVIPGLLTRRAKTVVELRDGQSFAIAGLLRNDFQDTVRQLPILGSIPIIGTLFRSTGFQKQETELVIVVTPRLVKPMRAEDVRLPTDRVGNPHELDLFMMGRTDKAVGINPLDPNAMPPEAGRGRVTSPASAPQPDAQSGYEP; this is encoded by the coding sequence ATGCGGCTGGCACTGGGGGGTGCCTTCGCGCTCGCGATGATCGGCGGCGTGCCGGTCGCGAACGCGCAGGCGCAGCTTGCCGCAGGGGTACGGAGCAGCGATGCGATGCATGCCGGGCAACTCGACGTGCCGCTCAACAAGAGTCAGGTCCTGACCGTCGACCGCCCCTTCGCCAAGGCGCTGGTAGGCAGCGACGAGATCGCTGACATTCTGCCGATGACCAATCGCTCGCTCTATGTGCTGGGCAAGAAGGTAGGGACAACCAGTCTGACGCTGTATGACAGCCGCAACATGCTGATCGCGGTGGTGGACGTGGCGGTCGGCCCGGATGTGGTGACGCTGAAGCGGCAATTGGGTGAACTGATGCCGGGTGAGCCAATCAGCGCGCGCATTTCCAATGACGCGGTGGTGCTGACGGGCACGGCCTCGAGCGCGGCAACGATCGGACGCGCGACGGAAATTGCCAAGACCTATGCGGGTGGCGAGGACAAGGTCGTCAACATGTTGACCGTGGGTGCTTCGCAGCAGGTGATGCTGGAGGTACGCTTTTCGGAGGTGAACCGGGGCGCGGCGAAGCAACTGGGCTTCAACCACAGCTTCCTGGGGAACAAGACATCGGGCAGCATCGGCAATCTGGCCGGGCAATCCATATTGGGCACGCAGGACAATGGTGTGCCGACCATCGCGGTGGATGGGCTGAAGGATGTGTTCGGCGTGGGCACGGTTGCCTATTCCATCGGCAGCCTCAACCTTTTTTCCGCGCTGGACGTGCTGGAGCGCAAGGGGCTGGTGAAGACGCTGGCCGAACCGACGCTGGTAGCATTGTCCGGGGAGACGGCCTCTTTCCTCGCAGGCGGGGAATTCCCGATCCCGGTGATCCAGGGCAGCAACAATGGCGGCGGCGGTGGCGGCGGCAACAATAATGGCGGCGGCGGCATCACCATCGAATTCAAGCCCTTCGGCGTCAGCCTGGGCTTTACGCCCACGGTGTTGAGCGACGGCATCATCAATCTGGTGGTGGAGCCGGAGGTCAGCTCCATCGACCCGTCCGCTTCGGTGACGATCAACGGCCTCGTCATTCCGGGCCTGTTGACGCGCCGGGCCAAGACAGTGGTGGAACTGCGGGACGGGCAGAGCTTTGCGATTGCGGGACTGCTGCGGAACGATTTTCAGGATACGGTGCGGCAATTGCCCATCCTCGGCTCCATCCCGATCATCGGGACGCTGTTCCGGTCCACCGGCTTCCAGAAGCAGGAGACGGAACTGGTGATCGTGGTGACGCCGCGCCTGGTGAAGCCGATGCGGGCGGAAGATGTCCGGCTGCCTACCGACCGGGTGGGCAATCCACATGAACTGGACCTGTTCATGATGGGGCGGACGGACAAGGCGGTGGGGATAAATCCGCTCGATCCCAACGCCATGCCGCCCGAAGCCGGGAGGGGCAGGGTGACCAGCCCCGCCTCCGCGCCGCAGCCCGACGCGCAAAGCGGTTATGAACCATGA
- a CDS encoding pilus assembly protein TadG-related protein: MSIRRKRLIAATGGAVAPTVALSLFALIAAGGIAFDYARLVAMDTELQSAADQAALAAASQLNGRSGACAKAVQAARDLIRNDTRFANDNNGLAVSIANETDCDATGDVRFYATKDKSTAATDDATAKFVEIKVGTRRANYAFTPIVAAFYGDASAKAYAGVDGALCAVVPFFICNPDEPLSNINPLYPVSIAPGTGIRMLEGGNQKGPGNFGFLAYAGQGANNLAAALSANAVLDDCSSVSVSVETEPGQMTSVFDALNRRFDIVGNGNTCPQGSCSPSTNEVKDLVRQANSCNWKENDATAASLSTNSPGRYRPSTNAPLTSTVTPEIMGLPRDICHAVSNTGVCAGSQIGNSVWDRGAYFRANHPGLDWMNEPGLGANVTRYQTYLWEAEDSANRLRTKPSSASGWAAYGSPQPGVCSAPGIAPNTNGMDRRRLTAAVVNCRAAGNINGRKTIPVAAFSDIFLVEPSMNRTKCSSGSGCNEKITDNQDIYIEFIGASGTGQGGGTPQITRRDTPRLIE, translated from the coding sequence ATGTCCATCAGGCGCAAAAGGCTGATAGCAGCGACGGGGGGCGCGGTTGCGCCTACGGTTGCGCTGTCGCTCTTTGCCTTGATCGCTGCAGGTGGAATCGCGTTTGACTATGCGCGGCTGGTGGCAATGGACACGGAACTGCAAAGCGCAGCCGATCAGGCCGCGCTGGCGGCCGCGAGCCAGTTGAATGGGAGGAGCGGGGCCTGTGCAAAGGCGGTGCAGGCCGCGCGCGACTTGATCCGGAATGATACCCGTTTTGCTAATGACAATAATGGGTTGGCCGTGTCGATCGCCAACGAAACGGATTGCGATGCGACGGGCGATGTCCGTTTCTATGCGACAAAGGATAAATCCACGGCCGCCACCGATGATGCAACGGCCAAGTTTGTGGAGATCAAGGTGGGCACCCGCCGTGCCAATTATGCCTTCACGCCCATCGTCGCGGCGTTTTACGGGGATGCATCCGCAAAAGCCTATGCCGGGGTCGATGGCGCACTCTGCGCGGTTGTGCCTTTCTTCATCTGCAATCCCGATGAGCCGCTAAGCAATATAAATCCGCTCTATCCCGTTTCCATCGCGCCGGGGACCGGCATTCGGATGCTGGAGGGCGGCAATCAGAAGGGTCCCGGTAATTTTGGCTTCCTGGCTTATGCGGGACAAGGCGCGAATAATCTGGCAGCAGCTTTGTCGGCCAATGCGGTGTTGGACGATTGCTCCAGCGTATCCGTTTCTGTCGAAACAGAACCGGGGCAGATGACATCGGTGTTCGATGCGCTAAACCGGCGTTTCGACATCGTTGGCAATGGTAACACTTGCCCGCAGGGATCGTGTTCCCCCTCGACAAATGAAGTCAAGGATCTGGTCCGGCAGGCAAATAGCTGCAACTGGAAGGAGAACGACGCAACGGCAGCAAGTCTTTCGACTAATAGTCCCGGTCGTTATAGGCCTTCGACTAATGCTCCGTTGACTTCAACTGTCACGCCAGAAATCATGGGACTTCCCCGCGACATATGCCACGCCGTCAGCAATACGGGGGTATGTGCCGGAAGCCAGATCGGCAATAGCGTATGGGATCGCGGTGCATATTTCCGTGCCAACCATCCCGGTCTCGACTGGATGAACGAGCCAGGGTTGGGTGCGAACGTAACCCGCTATCAAACCTATTTGTGGGAAGCGGAGGATTCGGCCAATCGACTGAGAACCAAGCCATCGTCTGCAAGCGGGTGGGCGGCCTATGGTTCACCGCAGCCAGGAGTTTGCAGCGCGCCGGGCATAGCGCCCAACACCAATGGCATGGACCGCCGGCGGTTGACGGCAGCGGTCGTCAATTGCCGGGCCGCAGGCAATATCAACGGGCGCAAGACGATCCCCGTTGCGGCGTTTTCCGATATCTTCCTGGTCGAACCAAGCATGAACCGAACGAAGTGCAGCAGTGGTAGCGGTTGCAACGAGAAGATCACTGATAATCAGGACATCTATATCGAATTCATTGGGGCATCAGGCACGGGCCAGGGCGGTGGCACCCCTCAGATCACACGGCGCGATACACCGCGCCTGATCGAATAG
- a CDS encoding TadE/TadG family type IV pilus assembly protein, with translation MWTGLLNKQSGTAAAEMALVTPLLIILMFGSVELGNYFLSEHVVVKAVRDGARYAGRLGFSNYSCSSASTENTPGGSVVANTRNLVRTGQVTGGTSRLAGWTSDESISVTYDCVDSASTNPSNPIYSGIYSGMTYIPVVKVAIVTSGEHRLKYNSLFNDLGFAGSTLYLSASSQSAVMGL, from the coding sequence ATGTGGACAGGCCTGTTAAACAAGCAATCCGGTACAGCGGCCGCTGAGATGGCGCTGGTGACGCCACTGCTCATCATATTGATGTTCGGTTCTGTTGAACTGGGCAATTATTTCCTGAGCGAACATGTCGTGGTGAAGGCCGTGCGGGATGGCGCCCGCTATGCGGGCCGGCTCGGTTTTTCCAACTATAGTTGCTCTTCTGCGTCTACTGAAAATACGCCGGGAGGCAGCGTCGTTGCAAATACGCGCAATCTGGTGCGGACAGGGCAGGTCACAGGCGGCACATCGCGACTGGCGGGCTGGACCAGCGATGAATCCATCAGTGTGACCTATGACTGCGTGGATTCAGCCAGCACCAATCCTTCCAATCCTATCTATTCCGGCATCTATAGTGGTATGACCTATATTCCAGTGGTGAAGGTGGCAATTGTGACTTCTGGCGAACATCGCCTCAAATATAACTCCCTTTTCAACGACCTGGGATTTGCAGGCAGCACCTTATATCTGAGTGCCAGTTCGCAGTCGGCAGTGATGGGGTTATG